In Marinobacter antarcticus, one genomic interval encodes:
- a CDS encoding lipid-binding SYLF domain-containing protein, with protein MNVLRKNFLGFVLALASAIVMVGANSAMAASAGDLDRNAKQALDTLYKAHPVAETLSQSAKGILVFPNIVKAGLVFGGSYGEGVLLKGSEVADYYNSITGSWGLQAGAQSYAYAVFLMTDEAVSYLEKTKGWEIGVGPTVVLVDEGLAKNLSTSSLKNDAYAFIFSQQGLMAGLSIEGTKISRINR; from the coding sequence ATGAACGTACTACGTAAAAACTTTCTCGGATTTGTGCTCGCGCTGGCGTCTGCCATTGTGATGGTAGGTGCGAATTCAGCGATGGCGGCGAGCGCTGGAGATCTTGACCGCAACGCCAAACAGGCATTGGATACTCTTTACAAAGCGCACCCGGTTGCCGAAACCCTGTCCCAAAGTGCCAAAGGCATATTGGTGTTTCCCAACATTGTTAAAGCGGGGCTTGTGTTCGGCGGCAGCTACGGTGAAGGCGTTTTGCTGAAAGGTTCAGAGGTGGCCGATTACTATAACTCCATCACTGGCTCCTGGGGCTTGCAAGCAGGGGCTCAATCTTATGCCTACGCGGTGTTTCTGATGACCGATGAGGCCGTATCCTACCTGGAGAAAACCAAGGGCTGGGAAATTGGCGTCGGCCCAACGGTGGTTCTGGTTGACGAAGGCCTGGCGAAAAACCTGTCTACCTCGTCCCTTAAAAACGATGCTTATGCGTTTATCTTCAGCCAGCAGGGTCTGATGGCCGGGTTGAGCATTGAAGGCACCAAAATATCGCGGATTAATCGCTAA
- a CDS encoding response regulator produces MRILLVEDDHLLATTMLAMLRESSDTVDWLDDGQMALHALTEEHFDLAILDLTLPRVDGMDILKTVRKKGVQTPVIILTARSGLDEKLHGLDSGADDYLTKPFAMTELKARIRAVTRRGSPTPQAGLTVGNLTLNIDSSQLSIGDETVALPRSELQILHYLMRHPDQVATRRRLEEQLYGWDHGAESNALEVHVHHLRRRVGKASIRTVRGVGYMLDSQAAAQEETP; encoded by the coding sequence ATGCGCATTCTGCTCGTAGAAGATGATCACCTGCTCGCCACCACCATGCTCGCTATGCTGCGCGAGAGTTCAGATACCGTGGACTGGCTGGATGATGGACAGATGGCGCTGCACGCGCTGACAGAAGAGCATTTCGACCTCGCTATCCTCGACCTGACCCTGCCCAGAGTCGACGGGATGGATATTTTAAAAACCGTTCGCAAAAAGGGTGTCCAGACTCCGGTGATTATTCTGACTGCCCGCTCTGGCCTTGATGAAAAGCTGCACGGCCTGGATTCCGGTGCAGATGATTACCTCACCAAACCCTTCGCCATGACAGAACTCAAGGCCCGCATCCGCGCGGTCACCCGTCGTGGATCTCCGACTCCGCAGGCGGGCCTCACCGTGGGCAACCTGACTCTGAATATTGATTCCAGCCAGCTTTCCATAGGTGACGAAACAGTAGCGCTACCCCGCAGTGAACTCCAGATTCTTCACTATCTGATGCGTCATCCCGATCAGGTCGCTACGCGCCGACGACTCGAAGAGCAGCTTTATGGCTGGGATCATGGCGCAGAGAGTAATGCTCTGGAAGTTCACGTGCATCATCTACGTCGCAGGGTAGGCAAGGCCTCGATCCGCACAGTAAGAGGCGTCGGTTATATGCTGGATAGTCAGGCGGCAGCACAGGAAGAAACTCCGTGA
- a CDS encoding peroxiredoxin: MEQSDKPVFGLPRLNERAPEFNAPTTDGVKSLDSYKGKWLVLFSHPADFTPVCTTEFMAFAKMAPEFNKRNCELLGLSIDSHHSHIAWMRNIKEKFGVEIPFPIIADLKMDVARAYGMIHPGAADTSAVRATFMIDPKGVLRAMVYYPMSNGRSIPEFLRLLDALQTSDEHGVATPEGWQPGDRVIVPPAATAAEADLRVSSDEYDCVDFYYCTKQL, encoded by the coding sequence ATGGAACAATCTGATAAGCCTGTATTCGGCCTGCCACGCCTGAACGAGCGTGCTCCGGAATTCAATGCCCCGACAACCGATGGAGTTAAGTCTCTCGACAGTTACAAAGGTAAATGGCTGGTGCTGTTCTCACACCCGGCTGACTTTACACCCGTCTGCACCACGGAATTCATGGCCTTTGCCAAGATGGCTCCGGAATTTAACAAGCGCAACTGCGAACTGCTGGGCCTGTCCATCGACAGCCACCACTCGCACATAGCGTGGATGCGTAACATCAAAGAAAAGTTCGGTGTCGAGATACCCTTCCCGATTATTGCCGATCTTAAAATGGATGTTGCCCGCGCTTACGGCATGATTCACCCGGGCGCCGCAGATACATCTGCCGTGCGTGCAACGTTCATGATTGACCCGAAGGGCGTGCTGAGGGCCATGGTGTATTACCCGATGAGCAACGGTCGCTCTATTCCGGAGTTCCTGCGCCTGCTGGATGCCCTGCAGACCAGTGACGAGCACGGAGTCGCAACACCCGAAGGCTGGCAGCCAGGTGACCGAGTTATCGTGCCACCCGCAGCCACCGCGGCAGAAGCGGACCTGCGTGTGAGTTCTGACGAATACGACTGCGTCGATTTCTACTACTGCACCAAACAGCTTTAG
- a CDS encoding DNA-3-methyladenine glycosylase I — protein MRFSDIHERAIARKGGVEELNALMPKIPSATELEARTDDRYLSEITRCIFKAGFVWRVIDNKWSGFEAAFHNFVPVYWQQVSPDVLEELVRDERIVRNLQKIRTVPENARMIMDVVYEHGSFGAFLRQWPSMDQAGLLLWLKRHGSRLGGNSAQYFLRRVGWDGFIMSSDVMQVLRQAQLVDASTGSKKALYQVQEAFNAWHDETGLPFSQLSRIVSCSVDS, from the coding sequence ATGCGCTTTTCAGATATTCATGAGCGCGCAATTGCGCGCAAGGGCGGCGTTGAAGAGCTGAATGCACTGATGCCAAAAATTCCGTCTGCCACTGAGTTGGAAGCCCGGACGGATGATCGCTATCTTTCAGAGATTACTCGTTGCATATTCAAAGCGGGGTTCGTCTGGCGTGTGATTGACAACAAATGGTCGGGCTTTGAAGCCGCGTTCCATAATTTTGTGCCTGTCTACTGGCAGCAGGTGTCGCCTGATGTTCTGGAAGAGCTGGTCCGTGATGAGCGCATCGTACGCAACCTGCAGAAGATTCGAACGGTGCCCGAGAACGCCCGGATGATTATGGATGTGGTTTACGAACATGGCAGTTTTGGAGCCTTTCTTCGCCAGTGGCCGTCGATGGACCAGGCCGGGTTGCTGCTTTGGTTAAAGCGCCACGGCTCGCGGCTTGGTGGCAACAGCGCCCAGTATTTTCTGCGCCGCGTGGGGTGGGACGGCTTCATTATGTCGAGCGATGTGATGCAGGTGTTGCGCCAGGCCCAACTGGTGGATGCCTCTACAGGCAGCAAAAAGGCGCTGTACCAGGTCCAGGAAGCGTTTAATGCCTGGCACGACGAAACCGGCCTGCCCTTCAGTCAGCTGTCACGAATTGTTTCCTGCTCGGTGGATAGCTGA
- a CDS encoding MBL fold metallo-hydrolase: protein MSNPIVQHFFDEPTNTFSYVVRDPDSQACAILDSVLDFDYAAGTTDVRSADEIIDYIRSNDLKVEWILETHVHADHLSAAPYLHEKLGGKTAIGAHIRDVQEIFGKAFNAGTEFARDGSQFDRLFRDGDTFAIGGLEGRVMHTPGHTPACLTYIMGDAAFVGDTLFMPDFGTARCDFPGGDARVLYQSVRKVMSLPSETRIFLCHDYKAPGRDEYAHETTVAEQRKANIHVHDGISEDEFVQMRTERDATLDMPRLILPSVQVNMRAGDMPPAEDNGQVYLKIPVNLF, encoded by the coding sequence GTGAGCAACCCGATCGTTCAACATTTTTTTGATGAGCCCACCAACACATTCAGTTATGTGGTTCGTGATCCGGACAGTCAGGCCTGTGCCATTCTTGATTCAGTACTCGATTTTGACTATGCCGCCGGCACCACAGATGTGCGTTCTGCGGACGAGATAATTGACTATATCCGGTCAAATGACCTGAAGGTGGAATGGATTCTGGAGACTCATGTTCATGCGGATCACCTTTCCGCTGCGCCGTATCTCCACGAAAAACTTGGTGGTAAAACCGCTATTGGCGCCCATATCCGGGATGTTCAGGAGATTTTTGGCAAGGCGTTTAACGCCGGCACCGAGTTTGCCCGTGATGGCAGCCAGTTTGACCGGCTGTTCCGGGATGGCGACACCTTTGCTATTGGTGGTCTTGAAGGCCGCGTTATGCACACCCCCGGTCACACTCCTGCGTGCCTGACCTATATTATGGGCGACGCCGCTTTTGTGGGCGACACCCTGTTCATGCCTGACTTCGGAACTGCGCGCTGTGATTTTCCCGGTGGCGATGCCCGGGTGCTTTATCAGTCAGTCCGTAAAGTGATGTCGTTGCCATCAGAAACCCGTATTTTCCTGTGTCATGACTACAAGGCGCCGGGCCGGGATGAGTATGCGCACGAGACAACTGTGGCGGAACAGCGAAAGGCCAATATCCACGTGCACGACGGTATTAGCGAAGATGAGTTTGTGCAGATGCGCACAGAGCGCGACGCTACCCTCGACATGCCCCGGCTGATTTTGCCTTCTGTGCAAGTCAATATGCGCGCGGGGGACATGCCGCCGGCAGAGGATAATGGACAGGTTTACCTGAAAATACCGGTCAACCTGTTCTGA
- a CDS encoding ATP-binding protein, which yields MSLTRTLTLAVAALVLLITLASSIWGYYVSNDQLEELFDAELAQSTRIVQGLVQYLSGTQSQADLTAILTETLQLPQSFQEEGANDDDILPGGAGHKYEKKLAFEVWSPERIPLLDTLQADDTGGLNPGYTWLEVGGFRWRTFTLRDPDTGFWIRTAQRADVRGELSQEIAWGNILPMILALPILVIAVAVMIQLGFRPLRRLENPIRHMAPERIHPLDDRQAPKEVAGLVQAVNGLLKRLNLALERERRFSADAAHELRTPLTALRLNLEQLSDRHPEEFQGLTASVDRMVHLVEQMLLLSRVDSGSDFRPQRQDLLALVEQCIADVAPLALRKDIEPELETQCKTASVNCHDALVSTLMRSLLANAIQYSPPGTRITTLIEPSEKGFVLQVCDQGPGIPTYNRERALSRFTRLDQRKGSGAGLGLAIARRIVELHGGQLTLADRPDGQTGLCVSVWLPAG from the coding sequence GTGAGCCTGACCCGGACTCTCACCCTGGCAGTCGCTGCACTGGTTTTGCTGATTACGCTGGCCAGCTCCATCTGGGGCTACTATGTCAGCAATGACCAGTTGGAAGAGTTGTTCGATGCCGAGCTGGCACAAAGCACGCGCATTGTTCAGGGGCTTGTGCAATACCTCTCCGGCACCCAGTCTCAGGCAGACCTGACCGCCATTCTGACCGAAACCCTCCAGTTACCTCAGAGTTTTCAGGAAGAAGGGGCGAATGATGACGACATTCTGCCTGGAGGCGCCGGCCATAAATATGAAAAGAAACTGGCATTTGAGGTCTGGTCGCCAGAGCGAATACCCCTGCTGGACACGCTCCAGGCAGACGACACAGGCGGTCTAAACCCGGGCTACACCTGGCTGGAGGTGGGCGGATTTCGCTGGCGCACCTTTACACTCAGGGATCCCGACACAGGCTTCTGGATCCGCACGGCGCAGCGCGCCGATGTGCGCGGCGAGCTAAGCCAGGAAATTGCCTGGGGCAACATCCTGCCGATGATTCTGGCACTGCCGATACTGGTGATCGCTGTAGCCGTTATGATTCAGCTAGGCTTTAGGCCACTGCGCAGGCTGGAAAATCCCATCCGGCATATGGCACCAGAGCGCATCCACCCACTCGACGACCGGCAGGCTCCCAAAGAGGTAGCAGGGCTGGTACAGGCAGTGAATGGCCTCCTCAAACGACTGAACCTGGCGCTGGAACGGGAGCGACGGTTTTCCGCAGATGCCGCCCACGAATTACGAACACCACTCACCGCCTTACGACTGAACCTGGAGCAGCTCAGCGACAGGCATCCGGAAGAATTCCAGGGGCTTACCGCTTCTGTCGACCGAATGGTACATCTGGTTGAACAAATGCTGTTGCTCAGCCGGGTGGACTCGGGAAGCGATTTCAGGCCCCAGCGCCAGGATCTGTTGGCTCTGGTCGAGCAGTGTATTGCCGACGTAGCGCCGCTGGCGCTGAGAAAAGACATTGAACCGGAGCTTGAAACCCAGTGTAAAACAGCCAGCGTGAACTGCCATGATGCACTGGTCAGTACACTCATGCGCTCTCTTCTTGCCAATGCCATTCAGTACAGCCCTCCGGGAACCCGGATTACAACTCTGATCGAACCTTCCGAAAAGGGCTTTGTATTACAAGTCTGCGACCAGGGCCCGGGCATACCTACATACAATCGCGAACGGGCACTCAGCCGTTTTACCCGGCTGGATCAGCGCAAAGGTTCAGGTGCGGGACTCGGCCTTGCCATTGCCCGCCGTATCGTGGAATTGCACGGAGGCCAACTGACTCTGGCCGATCGCCCCGATGGCCAGACCGGTCTTTGCGTTTCCGTCTGGTTGCCCGCCGGCTAA